A region of the Candidatus Eisenbacteria bacterium genome:
TCTCCAGACCCTCGAGGATCGCGGCCGTCGCCGCCTCGGCTCCACGTCCGGCGATCGACCCGAAGAACTCGCGCTCGCTCCCCTCCAGGGGACGCAGGACATACTCGGCGAGGTCCTCGTCCTCGGCCGCTCCGCCCACGCCGATCCGCAACCGCGGATAGTCGCCCTTGCCGAGTGATTCCTCCACCGACTCGAGCCCCCGGTGCCCCCCTGCGCTCCCCGACGCCCGCAGGCGCAGCCGTCCGGCGGGCAGGGAAACGTCGTCGACCACGACGAGAAGCTCCCCCGGCACCAGCAGGTGCCTCTCCAGGCACTCGAGCAC
Encoded here:
- a CDS encoding aminoacyl-tRNA hydrolase, which produces MPIRCVAGLGNPGVRYEWTRHNAGFWVVDRMAVERSTGWRRLGLGLEARCAMEGRDIVLLKPLCFMNRSGEAVLECLERHLLVPGELLVVVDDVSLPAGRLRLRASGSAGGHRGLESVEESLGKGDYPRLRIGVGGAAEDEDLAEYVLRPLEGSEREFFGSIAGRGAEAATAAILEGLETAMNRFNPAGFPIEGDPPGRTGRERSDQL